Genomic DNA from Haloplanus sp. HW8-1:
CGACCCGTTCGGTTCGCTGCTCCCGGGACATGCCGGCCAGCTTGAGCGGGTACTCGATGTTCTCCCGCGCCGTCATGTGGGGGTACAGTGCGATCCGCTGGAACACCATCGCGAGGTCGCGGTCCTGCGGGGAGGTGTCGATCGCTTCCTCGCCTTCCAGGTAGAGTGTCCCCTCCGTCGCCGTCTCGAGGCCGGCGATACAACGGAGAGTCGTGGTCTTCCCACATCCACTCGGGCCGACGAGGGTGACGAAGTCACCCTTCTGGATGTCGAGGTCGACGCCGTCGACCGCCACCTCGATGCCCGACGGGATGTCGAACTCCTTGCGAAGGTTCTGAAGCGATATCTGTGTCTGGTCGTCCGGCAACGAACTTCGGTTCCGATCTGTTTTGCTCATTGTTAGAGTCCTCCGGTGCGGAATCCTTCGAGGATGCTTTCCTGCAACTTGTACACCAACAGGAACGGCGGGATCGACATCAGCGTCGACGCCGCCATGATCTGCCCCCAGTAGACGTAGTTCTGCTGGACGAACGTCTGGACTGCGGGTGGCAGTGTCTGCATGGAACTATCCGGGAGCAGGATCGTCGCCATCGTGAAGTCGTTCCAGCTAACTGCGAACGTGAAGATGGCCACGGCGACCATTCCGGGTTTCGCCATCGGGATCGCCACGTCCTTGAACGAGTGGAACTGTGAGGCCCCGTTCATCCACGCGGCCTCCTCGTACGCGATGGGGACCGTCTGGAAGAACTTCCACATCATCCACATCGCGAACGGCAACGAAATGGCGATGTGAGCGACGCTGATCCCGATGTAGCTGTTCAGCAGGCCCAGCCGCCGCCAGATCTGGTACTGCGGGAACGCCAGCAGGATCGGCGGGAACATGTAGCTGAACAGGATCAGCCGGGCGAAGTTCTTTCGGCCGCGGAACTGGACCCGGGTCAGGCCGTAGCCCGCCAGCGTGGACGCGCCCACGGTCGAGACGATCGCGATCACGGCCACGAGGACGCTGTTGAAGTACCAGCGTTCGAAGTTACGGTCGGCGAACACGCTGATGTACGCGTCGATCTGCAGGGCGGCGAGCACCTGCGTCGGGAACCACGTCGGGGTCCGCACGATGTGGTCGTACGGCTGGACCGACGCCACCAGCATCCAGTACATCGGGAACATCATCACGGCACACGTCAGGACGACGACGGCGTACAGCGCCACCTTCCTCACCTGCAGGCGCTCCTGGTAGGGGAGGATTCCCGAGAGGGTCGACTGGATCCGGTTCGAGATCCTATCGGTGAATACCATCAGCGACCCACCTCCTCAGCGGGGTTGAAGCCGACGAAGTAGACGATGGCGCCAGCCCCGAGGAACGCGAACAGCGTCCCGGCGATCGCACCGGCCTGGCCGAGTTTGAAGTCGAGGAACGCCACCTCGAAGATGTAGATCGGGAGCGTCGTCGTCGCCGATCCCGGGCCACCGGTGGTCATGATGTAGATGATGTCGAACTTGTTGAACATCCAGATGCCCCGCAGCAGCAGCGTGAGCAGAATGACGCCCTTGATCTGGGGAAGTGTGATGTCCCGGAACTTCCGGAGCGGCCCCGCCCCGTTCATCGTGGCCGCCTCGTAGAACTCGTTGGGGATCGACTGTAGCCGGGCCAGCACCATGATCGTGATGAAGATGGCGAACTTCCAGGAGTTCGCGACGATCAGGGTCGGCAGGGCGATGTCACCCGACGACAGCCATCCGATGGGCTGGTTGATGAGCCCGATGTCGACGAGGAAGACGTTGATGATCCCGTAGTTCCCGTTGAGCATCAGCCGGAACACCATCCCGACCACCACGGTCGGAATGAGATACGGGAGGAAGATCATCGCTCGCGCGAGGACGACGCCCCGGAACTCCCGCGAGAGCATCAGCGCCGTGCCGACGCCGATGACGAGCTGGAGCGCGACCGAGCCGAAGCCGAACGAGACGCTGCGCCAGAACGCGTTCCAGTAAGACGGGCTGTTCAGCACGCCGATGTAGTTCTCGATACCCACCCACGTCCACGTCGGCGACAGGGCGCCTGCGTCGTAGAGGCTGAGATTGAGCGCCCACAGGATCGGCAGGAACGACGCGAACAACATCAACAGCGCGGCTGGCCCGACGGTCAACCCGATGAGGGCCTTCTTGTCCCCAAACAGGCTTTCGAGCAGTCCATCCCAGGATTTTTTCGGTATTCTGAACCAGTTATTAACTGTGTCTTGTAATGTACTCATGCTTTGTGTGTGTGGTTATCGGACACGTGGGGTTGGTTGTCGATATTCACAATAAAAATTTGTGGTAACGCTTCGGTCAGCGCGCGGGAGGACTGCGTGAGGCCAGTCTCACAGGGCGCCCTGCATCTGGGTGACTGCGGCCTCGATAGCGCTGTCCAGGGAGTTGCCTTGGTTGACGTACTCGTACACCAGGTCCCCGAGGCCGAAGGTCGTGAAGGCCGAGGAGGCCTTGTAGTTCGGCGGCTGGGTCTCCGCGGCGATCGGCTGTCCCTTCGGAATCTGGTCGAGGTAGAACCCGATCTGCTCCGACGTCATGGAATTGTTGACGAGGTCCACGTCCCACATCGGGTGGGACGGGTCACGCCGGGACTCGCTCAGCGGCGCGTTGTGCACCGGCGTGATCTGGTAGAACTCCGTGAGGAGGTCGTCGTCCATCATGATCATCGAGACGTACTCCTTGGCGGCTTCCGTCGCCTGGCCGCCATCCATGATCCCCCAGCCGGAGGGGAAGGTGTAGTCGACGTCGTTGTCGGCGTCGGGGTTGTTGGGGAAGGGCCCGAGTGTGACGTCTTGCGCCCAGGACCGGCCGCGCTTGTGTGCCTGCACCTGCGGGCGAGCGCCGCCGTAGAAGCTCTCGCCGACGTCGCCGTTGGCGAAGGCGTCGGTCGTCTCGGTCCAACTCCAGTTCGCCGTGTCGGCGGAGTACTCGTAGAAGTCCTTGAGGTAGTCGAGGGAGGCCTTGATCTCCTGTTTGTAATCGGGCAGGGCGGCCTCGATCTGTTCGTTGCTGTCGCTCGCCCACTGGGTGGTCCGGGCACCGCTCGCCCAGATGTGACAGAGCGTCGTGTTGGTCCCCAGGAACGTCGCCCCGGTGGCGATGCTCCCGCCCGCCATGTCGTCTTTCTCCTCGTCGACGGTCTGCATGAAGTCGCCCCACTCCTCGTAGGTGGTCGGCGTTCCGAGGGCGCTGGAGCCTTCGAAGCCGACTTCCTCCATGACGTCGCCGCGGTACCACCGAACGTTCGGAGCACAGAACGAGGGGAACCACCGATCGCCGCCCTCGTATTTGATCCGGTACTGGCTCGGGAAGTTGGTCTTCTCCTTGAAGTCGTCGACGACGTCGGTGACGTCGGCAAGCAGGTTCTGGGTGACGTACTGACCGACGTTGAACTCCTCGAGGTTGATGACGTCCGGCGGGTCACCCGCCTGGAGCAGTTGGGCGATCCGCTTGTTGTATCCCGTGTCCCACGCGTAGGTCACGTTGACCGACGTGCCGGTCTGTTCCTCGAACTGGCTCCCGGTCTTGTTCCAGAACTCCTTGAACGCCGGGGACTGCTCCATCGAGATGAAGTGGACGGTCTCGCTGGTGGAGGAGCCGCCACCGTCGCCGCCACCGCCGTCACCGCCGTCACCGCCGTCACCGCCGCCGCCGTCACCGCCGTCACCGCCGTCGCCGCCGTCGCCACCGCCGCCACCGCCGCCGGAACAACCGGCGAGCATCGTGGCGCCGCCCGCGGCAGCGGCCGAAACCCCTTTCAGGAAGTCCCGCCGCTCGGGGTCCTCTTCCGCTTGGCTTCCTTCCGGACTATTCATCACGTCGTCTACCGAGTCTGGCTGATCTGTCATAGGTTGCTCGCTATGTGTGACTCCCGTTCGTGGCAGGCTTTCACACTTCGGAACAACGATAGTGAGGTTGTTATAAAAAAATAACTATTATTTTAGGGTGCGATATGTAGTGATAAAATACAATGTATATCTCGTCGGCCGGGACGGGAGAAGTAGTAGTCAAACAAGCGAAAAATCTGGGGACTCCGAGACGCCGGGGCGTTCGAGATGTCTCAAACGGTCCCGATCCGTTCTGACCAGTACCGGACGGGGGTCGTCGGTCGGCCTCCGAATCCACGGTCGCTCGGGCGGGCCGAGGGAGGGACCCGCCGAGTTCCCTTCGCGGCACGCCGAACGGCTACTTTTCGAGGTCCGCCGGGTTCCCGTCCTCGTCGACGGTGTACGTATCCCCGTTCAGGACCGCGGGCGAGTGGATGAACATCGCCCGGAACGGCCCGTCACGGTCCGCCGGATTCCGCGGGTAGTGTGGCACTCCCGGCGGAATGAACACGAGGTGGTCGTCGGCGTGACAGGGCACCGACTCGCCGTCGACGACGATCTCACCTTCGCCGTCGAGTCCATAGAAGGTCTCCCCGCTATACCGGTGGACGTGCGGCGTGACCGATTCCCCCGGATCGACGGTGATGATCCCCTGATCGAACATCTGCGTGTCGCCCTGATCGACGTTCATCAGGAACTGAATGTCGATCCCGAGGCGGTCTCTGACTTCCGGTTCGTCGACGTCGTAGAGGTGGTACGACTGCGAGTGATCCATGGCTCCGGATTCCGTTTGTGAACGGACCGTGTTAACGACTGTCCATCGACGTGATCGGTCGTCGACGCCCCGACTGGCCCGGCCGACGGGGACGTCACTGCACCCGGAGCCAGCAGAGACACGCGGTGCTACCGAGAAAGAACGGCAGGAGCGCCGCGAAGGCGAGTTCGTAACTGAACGCCTGCGCCACCGTGCCGATGTACGTCGGTCCCAGACTCCCCAGGAAGATGAGGAGCGTTCGGGTGCCGCCGTAGTCTCCACCCATACTCGCGTCGGGAAAGAGGCCCATGAGATACGCGTTGACGACGGGCGGAAAGCCGGTGATCCCTACCGCGAGCAGTCCCAGACCGACGAGGACCGGTCCCGACGATTCCGCGACGAACAGGACGAGAAGTCCCGCCATCCCGACCAGCGCCGACCCGATGGCGACCGTAAGATGCCGTATCCGGTCGCCGAGCGCCCCCGCCACGACGCGGGCGACCGCACCGATCATGAAAAAGCCGATGAAGGCGTTGTTCGCGAACGTCTGTGGGTAGCCCTTCCCGAACCGGAGAAACGCTGGGAGAAACCCCAGGATGCCCTGAAAGATGAAACTGTACATAACGTAGGCCACGACGGTCCAGCGGACGAGCGGATTCCCCAGGATCCGCGAGACGGTCCCCCGCACGTTCAGTTCGCATCCTCGGATGCCGGTTTCGTAGGTCCCCCGGTGGTGGACGTGGAGCGCCGCGGCGACGCCGACGAGCACGATCACGACCGGAACGAACGAGACGTGCCACGTCGTCGCGACCGTGATGCCGCCGACCCGCCACGTCGTGACGGCGAGGACCCCAACCGCGAGCGCGCCAGACAGCGACGTGCCCGTGTCGATCGACGACGTGTAGAGGCCGAACGCCTGTCCCCGGCGCGCGTCGAACAGAGCCGCGAGCTGTGCGTACGAAGACGGCGTGAACAGTCCGGCTCCGAGGCCCATCACGACGAGGCCGCCGACGAACCCGGCGTACGTCGTGACCTGCGTGAGGAGCACGAACCCGGTCGACATGACCGCCATCGCCCCGATCAGCACCGTCTTGTACGATAGCTGGTCGGACAACAGGCCGCCGGGATACTGCGTGAGGGCGATCGAGGCCCACATCACGGTGAGTGCGATTCCTGCCTCGGCGGACGTGATGTCGAGCGTCTCGATGATCGCCGGCAGCAAGGGGCCGAAGATGTTTCGCCCGACGAAGGCGGCGACCGTCCCGACGAGGATCAACGTCAGGAGCCGTCCGGGGTAGCCGGTCAACAGCGGTTCCCGGTCCGTCTCCGTGTTCGTGGCTGAGTGGTCCGTCATTCTCTGGGTGACAGGTGTGTCGTGTCGCGCGCCGCGTTCGTCACGGCGTCGGTACGGCCTCGAAGAGCGTGCTGCCGACGGTTCAGGCGTCTTCAGGTCCCCACATGTCCTCGGTGGCTGGCGCGTGTTCCTGGAGGTTCGTATCGTCTCCTCCCGTTCGGGGGAGGATCGCGTCGGTGCGGAGCACCGACGACGCGAACTCCGTCGCGGTGTCGAGCGCGAGCCGTTTGATGCCGATGGGCTCGATGATCCCGGTCTCGTATGCCGACGTGACCTCGCCGGTGTCGACGTCGAGCGCGGCGTCGCGCTCGCCCGCGTCGTGGTCGCTTCGCAGACGGGGGAGTACGTCGAGCGGGTCGTACCCCGAGTTCCGTATCAACTGTGCGACCGGTGTCTCCAGCGCCTCGGCGAACGCGTCGACGGCCAGTTGCTTCTTGCCGGCCGTCTCGGCCGCCGACGCCCGGACGCCACTGGCGGCGACGAGTTCCGCCGCGCCGCCGCCGGGGATCGCACGCGGATCGGCGGACACGGATGCCAGCGCCCCGATCCCCTGCTTGAGGATGCGTTCGGTCAGATCGCCGCCGGTCGCCGTCCCCGCGTTGACGACGACCGACGCGATGTCGGTATCGGCGCAGTCGGCAAACAGGGTACCCTTGATCGATCCCGAGCCGAGTTCCGTCACCGTCACCCGCCCCGAGTGACCGAGCGTCGCGTCCGCGATACCGCCCGGTGCGGCGACGTCCCCTCCTACCGCCGCACGGACGCGGTCGAACTTCTCGTCCGTGAGTTGGTGGAACGCGAGGATCCCGGCGTCCGCGAGGGCGGCGAGGGTCTCACCGTTGAGGTGTCCCGCACAGACGACCACGTCCGCTCCGCTGTCACAGAGCGTTCCGAGAGCCGCCTCGTACTGCTCGTCGCGGGAGTCACTGATCGCGCTCATCGCTTCCGGTCCGGAGACGTCGACCCCGTCGATCGCGCTCAGATCCTCGACGTCGAGTCGGGAGACCGGGTCGGAAAGCAGGAGGACGTCCGCATCGACGACGTCCTGTGGCATCCCGTCGTGGGGTACGTCGCTGCGCAGGATCGTCCCCTGGATGACCCGCGACTGGTCGATCCCGAGTCGGATGTCTTGTTCGAAGTGGACGTCGTCGAGCGAGAAGTCCGGAGCCAGGACGCTGGCGACGTCGATGGACACCTGCCGGAGGTGATCGATCTGCGAGTCGACGAACCGGCCGTTGATCGCGGTGGTGACGAGTGCGTATCGCTCCCGATCGGTCCGTTCGAGTTGGAGCGCCACGTCGTCGAGGGCTTCGACCGCGGTCGTCGCCGCCCGTTCGTACCCCCGTGCGACCGTGACGGGAGATACCCCTCGTTCGACGAGTTCCTCGGCCTCGTCGATCAGTGCCGCGGCGAGCAGGACCCCGAAGGTCGACCCATCGGGGAGGCGGTCGGCGTCCCCACACGCGTCCACGAGCATTCCACCGACCGGATCGCGAACGTCGAGGCGATGGAGGATGTCGGAGCCCTGATTCGAGACGAAGCCGTCGCCGTGCGGGTCGACCATCAGTTTGTCCCGTCCGTGTGGCCCGTAGGTTGCCCGGACGATGTCCCCGAGGGAACGGACGGCTCCGAACGCTGCCTCCTGGAAGTCGTCGGCCTCGATGCGTTCCGCCGACGAGATCCGATTTACCTCTCGTTCACTCATCGTCCGGGCCGAGGACACCGAACCATTTGTATGTTCGGACACGCCGAGCGCCGGGCCGGCGCGTGTCGGGTCCGAGACTGGAGCGGCGAGGGGACGACTCGACCGGCGGCCGACCGCTCGTCCCCCCGATCAGGTTTCCGGGGTGAGCACCGCGTGGGTGATATCCGGCGTGAACTCGTCGCCGGGGAGTTGTTGTTTGATCGCCGTCTCGGCGTCGCTGACCGCGAACTCGTGGGTGTTGATCGCCGCGATGTCCTCGCCCCGTCTGGCGACGATGTCCATCGCGCGTTCGACGTTGAGTGCCTGCCCCCGACCGCCGATGAGCATGACTTCGTCGTGGACGAGGCTGTCGGTGTCTATCTCCGTCGTCTCCCCGACCAGTCCCGGCAGCACGACCCGTCCCTTGGGCTCGACGACCGACAGGCCGAGCTGGATGGCCTGCGAGGACGGGGCCGTCACCACGACGACCGACGCGCCGTCACCCCCGGTGAGGTCGTCGATCCGCTCTTCGGTGTTCGGTTCGTCGACGAACACGGTGTCCGTCGCGCCGAGCGACGTGCCGACGTCGAACCGATGGCCGTCCGTCGAGAGGCCGGCGAGGACGATCGGGTCCGCGCCCGCCTCGTCCGCGACGACGACGGACGCGAGCCCCTGAGCGCCCGGGCCGATGATCACCACGTCGTCTCCCGGATCCACGTCGCCTTTCTCGACGACCCATCGGACGCCGTTGCCGATCACCGAGCCGAGACAGGCGGCCTTCGCCGGCGTCGCCTCGTCGACCGCGTGGACGCGGGTGTTCGGCGGGAGATACATGTACTCGCCGTACCCGCCCCAGAGGTGTGGCGGTTCCGAACAGCTGATCGAGACGCCGAAACACCGGTTCTCCTCGCACATGTGGTAGTCCCCGGATTGGCAGTACTCACAGTCGTAACACGGAACGTACGGCTCGGGCATCACGCGGTCACCGACCTCGACGCCCATCTTCGCGAGGCTCTCCTCGGCCCCGTCGACGACGCGGCCGACGACCTCGTGACCCATGACGAGCGGCAGGTTGGAGAAGTGCTCCTGTCCGGAGTAGAGGCCGATGTCGGTCCCACAGACCGACGTCATCTCGACGTCGAGGAGCGCGCCCTCCGCCGAGACGTCCGGGACCTCGAACTCGCGAAGTTCGAGCGTTTCCGCGTCGGACAGCACCATCGACTCAGTCGTCTCGTTCGCTGGCATGTATGCCCGTGACACGCCCTCTGTAATAAATCCCTCCGCGGGGGACTTCGATTACAGCATTTCGAGGCGAAAGCCCCCCTTCAGGGGTGGGATGAAGCCGACAGCCGGCGAAACGTTGATTATGTCGGCGCTCGTCGGTCGTGGCGCCGAGTCCGAGGTAAGGATACGCACCCTTCGCGGGGGTAGATGAAGCCCGCTATCTCGGTCGGGGGCCGTACTGGCACGGCCCACAACCCCACCGCGTACGAGTGGGGAACCTCCCGCCGTGGACTGCCCGGCCTGTGGTCGGGAACCCCACGCCTTTAGCCGTGGGAGGATGTCAGACTTCGTGGCGGATGCCGAGGGTGAGGCCACCGTCGACGGTCAGCGTCGTCCCGGTGATGTACGACGATCGGTCGGAGACGAGAAACAGCGCCGCGTCGGCGTGGTCCTCGGGTTCCGCCCAGCGATCGAGCGGGATCTTCTCTCGCGTCTCGCTGCGCTCCTCCGGCGTCGTCAACTCCTCGATGAGCGGCGTGAGCGTCCCGCCGGGACAGAGCGCGTTGACGCGGATGCCGTACTCGGCGAGGTCCCACGCCATGTGTTTCGTGAGGCCGATGACACCCCACTTCGAGGCGGTGTAGTTCGCCGGCCCCTCGTAGCTGATGTTCTGGCCCGCGATCGAGGAGATGTTGAGGATCCGCCCGCCGTCCGCCTCGGCCATCTCCGGAGCCGCTTGGACCGAGCAGTTGTACACGCCGTTCAGGTTGACGTCCATGACCTGTTGCCACTCCTCGGGCGTGATGTCCTGGAAGCGCTCGCCACGCGAGATGCCGGCGTTGTTGACCAGGATGTCGAGGCTTCCGAACTCCTCGACCGTCCGCTCGACGAGTCGCTCCGCGTCCGCCATCGACGAGACGTCACACTCGACCGCGGTGGCCGTGATCCCCGACGATTCGAACTCGTCGGCGGTGTCGGCCGCCGCCGCGGCGTCGATGTCCGCGACGATCACGTCGGCCCCTTCGGTCCCGAGTTCCTCGGCGATCCGCCGACCGATTCCCTGCGCTGCACCGGTGACGATAGCCGTCCGTCCGGCCAATCGAGAACCCATACCCGCAGTGGCGTGTGACGTGGTATTAATTGTGGGGGTCTCGCGGCGACGGGCGTCCGGCCTCCGCGACGTCGTCGGCCCGCCCCGCGGACGGTCGACCGGTGGCGTGGCGTGTCATGGCAAACTATATTAGAGAGGCTGCTCCCCATTTGGACGATGTCAGCCGAACATCCCCAACCCGGAGGGCACTATATCGCCGGCCAGTGGCGAGACTCCGCCGGCACCGACTACACTGCCGTTCGCAATCCAGCGACCGAAGAGGTGCTCGAGGAGTATCCGAACGCGACCCCAGCGGAGGTTCGGGAGGCGATCGACGCCGCCAACCAGGCACAGGTCGACTGGGGGCGACGTCCGGCGAAGGAGCGTGGGGATCTCGTCCGCGAGGTTGCGGACCTACTGCTCGCCCACCAGGACGAACTCGCGAGTCTCCTCGTCGAGGAGCAGGGGAAGCCCCGCTCGGTCGCCGAGGGCGAAATCGCAGCCTCGGCCGATCTCGCGGAGTACATGGCCGAGTGGGATCGACGGATCGAGGGAGACATCCTCCCCGGCGACAGCCGGGACGAGAGCATCCACCTGCAGCGACAACCCGTCGGCGTCGTCGCTGGCATCATCCCGTGGAACTACCCCATCGCGGTCTTCATTCGGAAGTTCGCGCCGGCGCTGACCGCCGGGAACGCGCTGGTGGCGAAGCCGAGCGAGGTCACCCCGATGGCGACGATCCGCCTCGCCGAACTCATCGACGAACACGTCGACCTCCCGGACGGGGTGTTCAACCTCGTCCTCGGCGCCGGCGAGACCGGCGAGGAACTGGTGACCTCGCCGGACGTCGACATGATCTCGATGACCGGCAACGTCGAGACCGGGAAGCAGATTATGCGTCAGGCCGCCGACAACCTCACCGAGGTATCGCTCGAACTCGGCGGGAAGGCCCCCGCTATCGTCTGGAAGGATGCCGACATCGACGCGGCCGTTGAGGACGTCCTGACCGCCCGCATCACGAACACCGGACAGGTGTGTACGTGCGCGGAGCGCGTGTACGTCCACTCTAGCGTCCGCGAGGAGTTCGAGGAGAAGTACCTCGACGCGGCCCGGGAGATCAGCGTCGGCCCGCCCGAGGACGACCCCGATATGGGTCCACAGGTCAACGAACGCGAGTTCGAGAAGACCGAGGCGGCCGTCCAGCGTGCCCGGGAACAGGGTGCCGAGGTCCGTCTCGGCGGGAGCGAACCCTCGGGTGAGGCGTTCGAGCGGGGATACTGGTACGAGCCGACCGTCGTCACCGGCGTCGAACAGGACATGGACATCATGCAACAGGAGGTCTTCGGCCCGGTGACCCCGATCATGGAGATCGACTCCCTCGACCAGGCCATCGAGTACGCCAACGACTCCCGGTACGGGCTGTCCGCGTACCTCTTCACCAACGACTACCGGGTCGCGATGCGTGCCGCCGAGGACCTCGAGTTCGGCGAGACGTACATCAACCGGACGCTGGGGGAGTCCTGGCAGGCCCACCACATCGGCTGGAACGAGTCCGGCATGGGCGGCGAGGACGGCAAGTACGGCTTCCTCAAGTACACCCAACTGAAGACCGTCTACCACAACTACTCGTGAGCGCGCGAGCCAACCGCACCGACCGACGACCACGACCGACCGACAGCGAACCTATCCACGACACGACAACATGATCGGAACATCCCACCACTACGGCGTTACCGTATCGGACATGGACGAAGCGCTCGAGTTCTACCGGGACACGCTCGGTATGGAACAGATGGACAGCCTCTCCTTTGCGAGCGAGGAGTTCAGCAAGTTCGTCGGCGTCGAGGGCGTCGACGTCGACCTGACGTTCCTCGACGCGGACGGCTGTGCCGTCGAACTGCTCGAATACCACGAACCCCCGGGCGGCGACGCGAACGAAGGCGTCTCCAACAACGACGTCGGGGCCGCACACTTCTGTCTCGAAGTCGACGATATCGACGCCGTCTACGAGGACCTCTCGGACGAGGTCGAGTTCGTCAATCCGCCCCAGACGCTCGCGAACGGCGCGGAAGTCGCCTACATGCACGATCCCGACGGTAACATCGTCGAACTGCTCTCCGAGTAACTCCTCCGGCCGCTGCGCCGGACACGGCGCCGTGTCGCCGTGATTCCACCCCGCCACCATTTTTTCGACCGCTCTCCCGCCGCCGCGGCGTCCCGTCTCCCGATCGTGAGGCGTGTCAGTCCGGTAGCTTGATTAGACGAGATACAGACAGTGGGAGTGATGTTCGAGCAAGTGCACCACGTAGCTTATACCGTGGACGACCTCGACTCGTATCAGACGTTCTTCGGTGACGTCCTCGAGATGGAGAAGGTGGACTACCGGGAGATGCCCGACGACGGATACAAGGCGGCGGTGTACGATGTCGGCGGCGTCTACATCGAGGTTCAAGAACCGATGGGTGAGGACACCGACATCAAAGCCGAGATGGACGAGTTCCTCGAAGAGCAGGGGAACGGCCTCAACCACGTCGCCTACGAAGTCGACGACATCGAGGCCGCCGTCGAGCGGTGCGAATCCGAGAAGGGGATCCAGCGCGAGTGGGACGAGCCCATCGTGGCCCCCACGTTCCCCGACTGCAAGCTGATCGACATGGATCCCGACACCAGTCGCGGCATCTACCTGCAACTCGTCGAGGAGATGGACTGACCGGCGATGCTCAACCTCCCACCGCAGCTTCAGGACCGAGACGAACCGATCGACGTCGGCGTCATCGGCGCCGGCCTGTTCGGGACGAAACTCGTCGACCAGATCGAGCGGGTCACCGGTATGCGGACGGCCGCCATCGCCGACCTCGACCTCGACAAGGCCCAGCAGGCGTACCGGGAGTCCGGCGTTCCCGTCGCCGACGTGACCGAGACCGACGGCCTCGCCGGGCTGAACGCGGCCATCGCCGACGGGCAACAGGCCCTGATCGACGACGGTCCCACCCTCGCCCGAAGCGACGTCGACGTGATCGTCGAGTCGACCGGCATCCCCGAGGTCGGTGCACACCACGCCTACACCGCCATCATGGAGGAGACCCACGTCGTGATGGTGAACGTCGAAGCCGACACGGTGGTCGGCCCCACTCTGGCCGACCTCGCGGAGAAAGCCGGCGTCACCTACTCGATGGCGTACGGCGATCAGCCGTCGCTGCTCGCCGAACTGTACGACTGGGCCCAGACCGTCGGCCTCGACGTCGTCGCCGCCGGAAAGGGCAACCCGTTCGTCGAGGAGTACCGGTACGGGACGCCGGACGACGTCTTCGACCGATGGGGGTTCGACGAGGATTTCGTCGAGGAACACGACCTCAACCCCTGGA
This window encodes:
- a CDS encoding TCP-1/cpn60 chaperonin family protein, translated to MSEREVNRISSAERIEADDFQEAAFGAVRSLGDIVRATYGPHGRDKLMVDPHGDGFVSNQGSDILHRLDVRDPVGGMLVDACGDADRLPDGSTFGVLLAAALIDEAEELVERGVSPVTVARGYERAATTAVEALDDVALQLERTDRERYALVTTAINGRFVDSQIDHLRQVSIDVASVLAPDFSLDDVHFEQDIRLGIDQSRVIQGTILRSDVPHDGMPQDVVDADVLLLSDPVSRLDVEDLSAIDGVDVSGPEAMSAISDSRDEQYEAALGTLCDSGADVVVCAGHLNGETLAALADAGILAFHQLTDEKFDRVRAAVGGDVAAPGGIADATLGHSGRVTVTELGSGSIKGTLFADCADTDIASVVVNAGTATGGDLTERILKQGIGALASVSADPRAIPGGGAAELVAASGVRASAAETAGKKQLAVDAFAEALETPVAQLIRNSGYDPLDVLPRLRSDHDAGERDAALDVDTGEVTSAYETGIIEPIGIKRLALDTATEFASSVLRTDAILPRTGGDDTNLQEHAPATEDMWGPEDA
- a CDS encoding cupin domain-containing protein; its protein translation is MDHSQSYHLYDVDEPEVRDRLGIDIQFLMNVDQGDTQMFDQGIITVDPGESVTPHVHRYSGETFYGLDGEGEIVVDGESVPCHADDHLVFIPPGVPHYPRNPADRDGPFRAMFIHSPAVLNGDTYTVDEDGNPADLEK
- a CDS encoding carbohydrate ABC transporter permease; this encodes MVFTDRISNRIQSTLSGILPYQERLQVRKVALYAVVVLTCAVMMFPMYWMLVASVQPYDHIVRTPTWFPTQVLAALQIDAYISVFADRNFERWYFNSVLVAVIAIVSTVGASTLAGYGLTRVQFRGRKNFARLILFSYMFPPILLAFPQYQIWRRLGLLNSYIGISVAHIAISLPFAMWMMWKFFQTVPIAYEEAAWMNGASQFHSFKDVAIPMAKPGMVAVAIFTFAVSWNDFTMATILLPDSSMQTLPPAVQTFVQQNYVYWGQIMAASTLMSIPPFLLVYKLQESILEGFRTGGL
- a CDS encoding carbohydrate ABC transporter permease, producing MSTLQDTVNNWFRIPKKSWDGLLESLFGDKKALIGLTVGPAALLMLFASFLPILWALNLSLYDAGALSPTWTWVGIENYIGVLNSPSYWNAFWRSVSFGFGSVALQLVIGVGTALMLSREFRGVVLARAMIFLPYLIPTVVVGMVFRLMLNGNYGIINVFLVDIGLINQPIGWLSSGDIALPTLIVANSWKFAIFITIMVLARLQSIPNEFYEAATMNGAGPLRKFRDITLPQIKGVILLTLLLRGIWMFNKFDIIYIMTTGGPGSATTTLPIYIFEVAFLDFKLGQAGAIAGTLFAFLGAGAIVYFVGFNPAEEVGR
- a CDS encoding MFS transporter, which encodes MTDHSATNTETDREPLLTGYPGRLLTLILVGTVAAFVGRNIFGPLLPAIIETLDITSAEAGIALTVMWASIALTQYPGGLLSDQLSYKTVLIGAMAVMSTGFVLLTQVTTYAGFVGGLVVMGLGAGLFTPSSYAQLAALFDARRGQAFGLYTSSIDTGTSLSGALAVGVLAVTTWRVGGITVATTWHVSFVPVVIVLVGVAAALHVHHRGTYETGIRGCELNVRGTVSRILGNPLVRWTVVAYVMYSFIFQGILGFLPAFLRFGKGYPQTFANNAFIGFFMIGAVARVVAGALGDRIRHLTVAIGSALVGMAGLLVLFVAESSGPVLVGLGLLAVGITGFPPVVNAYLMGLFPDASMGGDYGGTRTLLIFLGSLGPTYIGTVAQAFSYELAFAALLPFFLGSTACLCWLRVQ
- a CDS encoding ABC transporter substrate-binding protein, translated to MTDQPDSVDDVMNSPEGSQAEEDPERRDFLKGVSAAAAGGATMLAGCSGGGGGGGDGGDGGDGGDGGGGDGGDGGDGGGGDGGGSSTSETVHFISMEQSPAFKEFWNKTGSQFEEQTGTSVNVTYAWDTGYNKRIAQLLQAGDPPDVINLEEFNVGQYVTQNLLADVTDVVDDFKEKTNFPSQYRIKYEGGDRWFPSFCAPNVRWYRGDVMEEVGFEGSSALGTPTTYEEWGDFMQTVDEEKDDMAGGSIATGATFLGTNTTLCHIWASGARTTQWASDSNEQIEAALPDYKQEIKASLDYLKDFYEYSADTANWSWTETTDAFANGDVGESFYGGARPQVQAHKRGRSWAQDVTLGPFPNNPDADNDVDYTFPSGWGIMDGGQATEAAKEYVSMIMMDDDLLTEFYQITPVHNAPLSESRRDPSHPMWDVDLVNNSMTSEQIGFYLDQIPKGQPIAAETQPPNYKASSAFTTFGLGDLVYEYVNQGNSLDSAIEAAVTQMQGAL